The Thermodesulfobacteriota bacterium region TACCGGCGGCTCGCCGACGGATCGATCGGAACGGCGGCCGTTCCGATCCGGTCGTCCGGTTCCTACAGCGATAGCCCCGACCCCGCGGCTGGCAATGCCGTGGGTGTTTACAGGCTCCTCGGCGGAAAGGGCTACGTTACCTCCCTGTTCGACGGCGCGCCGTTCGTCAGCGATCCTCCCGCCGCCGTAGCGCCGGTCGATTACAATCGCACGGAAGAGCGCGGGGAAATCCGGGTGGCCTACGGCCGGGGGATGTCCGAGTGGTGCGGCAACTGCCATGCCGCCCTGCTCGGCGGCACAGGCGGAGGAAAGGCCCATCCCGCGGGAAACCATGTGAAGTTCACGCAGGCAACGGCCGGCAACTACAATGCCTACGTCGCCTCCGGGAACCTCACCGGCAGTCCCGCGACCTCGTACTCTTCGATGGTCCCGTTCGAGACGGGAACGGCGGATTACGCCGCGCTGAAAGGGACAGTCCTGGCGGGAGGGGCGGGGCCGAACACGTCTTCGAATGTGATGTGCCTGTCGTGCCATCGGGCGCACGCTTCCGGGTGGGACCACGCGACGCGTTGGAACATGAAGGCGGAGTTCCTGGTCTACAACGGGGATTATCCTGGGATCGACGCCGGCGGAGTCCCTTCGCGCATCTCCCAGGGACGGACCCGCGCGGAAGTCCGCAAGACGTTCGGCGACCGGCCGGCGACGGCCTATGCGAGCTACCAGCGCTCGCTCTGCAACAAGTGCCACGCCAGGGACTGACGCGGCTCACCGGGGCGAGGGGCTATTCGAGTCCG contains the following coding sequences:
- a CDS encoding cytochrome C, giving the protein MYRLAIVTLAMVVLAAPAAAFHDGGVGECTGCHAMHRPNAGTGGAGAGDSILLGSDPGSTCLKCHQASGGTRPDSHLVATADEDMPQGIPPVQLPPGGDFGWLKKSYRWGPGEGEAGGDSPAELHGHNIVAADFRFSADARRATAPGGTFPAARLSCISCHDPHGKYRRLADGSIGTAAVPIRSSGSYSDSPDPAAGNAVGVYRLLGGKGYVTSLFDGAPFVSDPPAAVAPVDYNRTEERGEIRVAYGRGMSEWCGNCHAALLGGTGGGKAHPAGNHVKFTQATAGNYNAYVASGNLTGSPATSYSSMVPFETGTADYAALKGTVLAGGAGPNTSSNVMCLSCHRAHASGWDHATRWNMKAEFLVYNGDYPGIDAGGVPSRISQGRTRAEVRKTFGDRPATAYASYQRSLCNKCHARD